A section of the Microbacterium forte genome encodes:
- a CDS encoding family 20 glycosylhydrolase has protein sequence MLLSAEKPVRVYRGATVVDGTGAERYVADVAVEGSRIVAVIREGDERRLELPADAVEIVATGLVLAPGFIDMHAHSELAVLRGAAHDAKILQGVTTEVLGQDGLGYAPLDDAAAAVIPAQIAGWNGMPSAAPWRSMGDLLTAIDEVSVANAAVLVPQGNLRMMVVGHENRAATREEIAEMSGILGEALDAGAFGMSSGLTYTPGMYADTAELEALCRVVAERGGYWAPHTRSYGGGALDAYREALDIGRRTGCPIHLTHATMNFAPNRGRAAELLALVDEALDDGVDVTLDTYPYLPGATTLSALLPSRLAETGDLLATIAALDEAGREAVRVELEEIGCDGFHGERADWSAIQISGTSSPDLADLVGRTVDEIAASSGRRAVDVVLDTIIEDGGATGILMHIGDEDNVRAIMRHPRHCGGSDGILIGARPHPRGRGTFPRYLGHYVRELGVLSLEQAVRHLSGTPAMRLGLDRGDAPRGLIRGGATADLVLFDPETISAGATFDEPHRAPVGIDEVLVGGVPVVVAGRASGATPGRALTMTPAPHRAPVPNIRSVIDPAAAPFDWTARTPVTAPDALAISATRLGGLRAAPDSPAVITLRIDESLSDEPFARERVGAEAFRVTVAAHGIQVSGASPAGVFRGVTLLRQLREPGADRARVPAGVWESAPAYAWRGVMLDVARHFRPAEDLERLVDLMADHHLTHLHLHLTDDQGWRFEVPGFPRLTEVGGRREETQRGHGPHATVEAGVHEGHYTDAELRRLVAYAAQRFVTVVPEVELPGHIQAGLAAYPELGNTDVGEPVVVPWSRFGVNPRTLAPTDEALAFGRAAIDALCDLFDSPWIGIGGDEVPVTEWTQSAAARERMRELGLATPHDVQPWFTDQFVAHVRSRGRTALAWDEVLEGDVPEGVQVLAWRGPVAMREALRRGIPVIACPDLEVYLDYPQSESGEEPIRVGPPLPIERAYALRVEDGASGGQANVWTEHLPTRDRVDFAMFPRLAAIAERLWDGGEPPPYEGFARRLPTHLRRLAESGVRYRPLDGPTPTQRRPGVPGKPLTREARQEIVAGLVERLSGSHGTADGVLSA, from the coding sequence ATGCTTCTGAGCGCCGAGAAGCCGGTGCGGGTCTACCGCGGTGCCACGGTGGTCGACGGCACCGGCGCCGAGCGGTACGTCGCCGATGTCGCGGTCGAGGGATCGCGCATCGTGGCGGTGATCCGCGAGGGCGACGAGAGGCGGCTGGAGCTGCCGGCGGATGCGGTCGAGATCGTCGCCACGGGGTTGGTCCTCGCGCCCGGTTTCATCGACATGCACGCGCACAGCGAGCTGGCCGTGCTGCGCGGAGCCGCGCACGACGCCAAGATCCTGCAGGGCGTCACGACGGAGGTGCTCGGCCAGGACGGACTCGGCTATGCGCCGCTCGACGATGCGGCAGCAGCAGTGATCCCCGCTCAGATCGCGGGCTGGAACGGCATGCCGTCCGCTGCCCCCTGGCGCTCGATGGGTGATCTGCTCACCGCGATCGACGAGGTGTCGGTGGCCAACGCCGCCGTCCTGGTGCCTCAGGGCAACCTGCGGATGATGGTGGTGGGCCACGAGAACCGCGCGGCGACCCGCGAGGAGATCGCGGAGATGTCCGGCATCCTCGGCGAGGCGCTCGACGCGGGAGCGTTCGGGATGTCGAGCGGGCTGACGTACACCCCCGGGATGTATGCCGACACCGCCGAGCTGGAGGCGCTCTGCCGCGTCGTCGCCGAGCGTGGCGGATACTGGGCGCCGCACACCCGAAGCTATGGCGGGGGAGCCCTCGACGCCTACCGTGAGGCGCTCGACATCGGTCGCCGCACGGGGTGCCCGATCCATCTGACGCACGCGACGATGAACTTCGCGCCGAATCGCGGACGCGCGGCGGAGCTGCTGGCACTCGTCGACGAGGCGCTCGACGACGGCGTCGACGTCACTCTCGACACGTACCCCTACCTTCCCGGCGCCACGACGCTGTCGGCGTTGCTTCCGAGCAGGCTCGCCGAGACAGGTGACCTGCTGGCGACCATCGCCGCCCTCGACGAGGCGGGTCGCGAGGCCGTGCGCGTCGAGCTCGAGGAGATCGGCTGCGACGGATTCCATGGAGAACGCGCCGACTGGTCGGCGATCCAGATCTCCGGCACTTCCTCGCCCGACCTCGCAGACCTCGTCGGGCGCACCGTCGACGAGATCGCCGCATCGTCCGGCAGACGCGCCGTGGACGTCGTGCTGGACACCATCATCGAGGACGGCGGTGCGACCGGCATCCTGATGCACATCGGAGACGAGGACAACGTCCGCGCGATCATGCGGCACCCGCGCCATTGCGGCGGCAGCGACGGGATCCTGATCGGGGCGCGACCGCACCCGCGGGGCCGGGGAACCTTCCCCCGCTATCTCGGGCACTATGTGCGCGAGCTCGGTGTCCTCTCCCTCGAACAGGCCGTTCGGCATCTGTCCGGCACGCCGGCGATGCGACTGGGCCTCGATCGGGGCGACGCACCACGAGGCCTGATCCGCGGAGGAGCGACGGCCGATCTGGTGCTGTTCGATCCCGAGACCATCTCGGCGGGGGCGACGTTCGATGAACCGCACCGCGCACCGGTGGGGATCGACGAGGTGCTCGTCGGCGGTGTGCCCGTGGTGGTGGCGGGTCGCGCGTCCGGTGCGACGCCGGGTCGTGCTCTGACCATGACTCCCGCGCCCCATCGTGCGCCTGTCCCGAACATCCGCTCGGTGATCGATCCGGCCGCTGCCCCTTTCGACTGGACTGCTCGCACACCGGTCACGGCTCCCGACGCGCTCGCCATCAGCGCGACCCGTCTCGGCGGCCTTCGCGCGGCTCCGGACTCGCCCGCCGTGATCACCCTCCGCATCGACGAGTCGCTCTCCGACGAGCCGTTCGCCCGAGAGCGCGTGGGCGCAGAAGCCTTCCGGGTGACCGTCGCCGCCCACGGGATCCAGGTCTCGGGTGCCAGCCCCGCAGGAGTGTTCCGAGGTGTCACCCTGCTGCGGCAGCTGCGCGAACCGGGCGCTGATCGTGCACGGGTCCCCGCGGGGGTCTGGGAGTCCGCGCCCGCCTACGCCTGGCGGGGAGTGATGCTCGACGTCGCGCGGCACTTCCGCCCCGCCGAGGATCTCGAGCGACTGGTCGATCTGATGGCCGACCACCACCTCACGCACCTGCATCTGCACCTCACCGACGACCAGGGATGGCGCTTCGAGGTGCCGGGGTTCCCGCGTCTGACCGAAGTGGGCGGTCGCCGCGAGGAGACGCAGCGGGGCCACGGTCCTCACGCGACGGTCGAGGCCGGTGTGCACGAGGGGCACTACACGGATGCCGAGCTGCGCCGCCTTGTCGCCTACGCCGCCCAGAGATTCGTGACGGTCGTGCCCGAGGTCGAGCTGCCGGGGCATATCCAGGCGGGTCTCGCCGCCTATCCCGAGCTGGGCAACACCGACGTCGGCGAGCCTGTCGTCGTGCCGTGGTCGCGCTTCGGCGTGAATCCTCGGACGCTCGCCCCGACGGACGAGGCTCTCGCCTTCGGGCGGGCGGCGATCGACGCGCTGTGCGATCTCTTCGATTCTCCGTGGATCGGCATCGGCGGTGACGAGGTTCCGGTGACCGAGTGGACGCAGAGCGCCGCTGCGCGCGAACGGATGCGCGAGCTCGGTCTCGCGACTCCGCACGATGTGCAGCCGTGGTTCACGGATCAGTTCGTGGCGCACGTCCGCAGCCGCGGACGCACCGCCCTCGCCTGGGACGAGGTGCTCGAGGGCGACGTCCCCGAAGGAGTGCAGGTCCTCGCGTGGCGTGGGCCTGTCGCCATGCGGGAGGCCCTGCGGCGCGGCATCCCTGTGATCGCGTGCCCCGATCTCGAGGTGTATCTCGACTACCCGCAGTCGGAGTCGGGGGAGGAGCCGATCAGGGTCGGACCGCCTTTGCCGATCGAGCGCGCGTATGCGCTGCGCGTCGAGGACGGCGCGTCCGGAGGGCAGGCCAACGTGTGGACCGAGCACCTCCCGACGAGAGACCGTGTCGACTTCGCGATGTTCCCTCGTCTCGCGGCGATCGCCGAGCGACTGTGGGACGGCGGAGAACCTCCCCCGTACGAGGGGTTCGCCCGCAGGCTTCCGACCCACCTCAGACGCCTCGCGGAGTCGGGGGTGCGGTATCGTCCTCTCGACGGTCCGACACCGACGCAGAGGCGTCCTGGAGTACCGGGGAAGCCCCTCACTCGTGAGGCTCGGCAGGAGATCGTGGCCGGGCTCGTGGAGCGCCTGTCCGGGTCCCACGGCACCGCCGACGGGGTACTCTCGGCATAA
- a CDS encoding alanine racemase has product MPLQIPDPVLGTWAKGFPSRSAGLRLSEVAGAGLHLSDLVTPVLTVHEAALAHNESTVFAWAERQGVLLAPHGKTTMAPALWQRLLDAGAWGISVATPWQAEVAVEAGVSTVLIANSVTDGTAARHLGELLAADRDLRILCWADSVGTVGILADALEGADRPLDVLVELGGRGGRTGARSVEEGERIAQAILEAPGLRLAGVTGYEGPFGPDREDASVAAVDAYLSTLVELHRRLAYPPDVRPVLSAGGSAFPDRAAAVLAPQRGDADIVLRSGAFQIHDDGFYSRMSPFGPLTSTEPLRSAMHAWSRVVSQPEHGLALLDAGRRDVPFDLDLPVPQSVEGRITALNDQHAFLDLADGAGVAVGDVVRLGLSHPCTAFDKWRVVAMIDDPDAADPRVIGAVATCF; this is encoded by the coding sequence ATGCCTCTACAAATCCCGGATCCTGTTCTCGGCACCTGGGCGAAGGGTTTCCCTTCGCGATCCGCGGGGCTCCGACTCTCGGAGGTCGCCGGGGCGGGTCTGCACCTCTCCGACCTCGTCACTCCGGTCCTGACGGTGCATGAGGCCGCGCTCGCGCACAACGAGTCGACCGTCTTCGCGTGGGCGGAGCGACAGGGTGTTCTCCTCGCGCCGCATGGCAAGACGACGATGGCACCGGCACTGTGGCAGCGACTACTCGACGCGGGGGCGTGGGGCATCTCGGTCGCGACGCCGTGGCAGGCGGAGGTCGCCGTCGAGGCAGGGGTCTCCACCGTGCTCATCGCGAACTCGGTCACCGATGGCACGGCCGCACGCCATCTCGGCGAACTGCTCGCTGCGGATCGCGATCTGCGGATCCTGTGCTGGGCGGACTCCGTCGGCACCGTCGGCATCCTCGCAGACGCGCTCGAGGGCGCTGATCGCCCGCTCGACGTGCTCGTCGAACTCGGCGGCAGGGGCGGCCGCACCGGTGCCCGCAGCGTGGAGGAGGGCGAGCGCATCGCCCAGGCGATCCTCGAGGCACCCGGTCTGCGGCTCGCCGGCGTCACGGGATACGAGGGGCCGTTCGGCCCCGACCGGGAAGACGCATCGGTCGCGGCCGTCGACGCCTATCTGTCGACGCTGGTCGAGCTGCATCGACGTCTCGCCTACCCGCCCGACGTCCGCCCCGTGCTCAGCGCAGGCGGCAGCGCTTTTCCCGACCGAGCCGCGGCCGTATTGGCCCCGCAGCGCGGGGATGCCGACATCGTGCTGCGCTCGGGGGCATTCCAGATCCACGACGACGGCTTCTACTCGCGCATGTCGCCGTTCGGTCCGCTGACATCGACAGAACCGCTGCGATCGGCGATGCATGCCTGGTCGCGCGTCGTCTCTCAGCCAGAGCACGGACTCGCACTCCTGGATGCGGGGCGTCGCGACGTGCCGTTCGACCTAGATCTGCCCGTGCCGCAGTCGGTTGAAGGACGGATCACCGCTCTCAATGATCAGCACGCGTTCCTCGACCTCGCAGACGGCGCGGGTGTCGCCGTCGGCGACGTCGTGCGCCTCGGGTTGTCGCACCCGTGCACGGCCTTCGATAAGTGGCGAGTGGTGGCGATGATCGACGACCCGGACGCAGCGGATCCGCGTGTGATCGGAGCGGTGGCGACATGCTTCTGA
- a CDS encoding RidA family protein — MTAKIRVSTDAAPAPAHTFSQGIRKGPIVQVSGQGPVDPQTNEYLFPGDVAAQTTRTLENVKAIVEASGATFDDVVMLRVYLTKREDFAIMNDAYGAFVTAHTTSGVLPSRTTVFTGLPREEMLVEIDGLAVVTD; from the coding sequence ATGACCGCGAAGATCCGAGTGTCGACCGACGCCGCCCCCGCCCCCGCCCACACCTTCTCGCAGGGCATCCGCAAGGGCCCGATCGTGCAGGTCTCCGGTCAGGGTCCCGTCGATCCCCAGACGAACGAGTATCTCTTCCCGGGCGATGTCGCAGCTCAGACCACGCGCACCCTCGAGAACGTCAAGGCGATCGTCGAGGCGTCGGGAGCGACGTTCGACGATGTCGTGATGCTGCGCGTCTACCTGACCAAGCGCGAGGACTTCGCGATCATGAACGACGCGTACGGCGCCTTCGTGACCGCGCACACGACCAGCGGCGTCCTGCCGTCGCGCACCACCGTCTTCACCGGTCTCCCGCGCGAGGAGATGCTCGTCGAGATCGACGGGCTGGCGGTCGTCACCGACTGA
- a CDS encoding L,D-transpeptidase family protein — MFVTDLISAQDAKTEKLTEATASGDQLQNGAPGDSGNAPTDSQPPSSGDRELAWAPNEPAPKKKRLGLWIGLGMGALALGAGAASMILIAPGTTVAGIPVGWLTPGAAAETIQAHVAETEVTLTGAGDDIVLTGADLGAAIDATALADAAFAERPLWNVTAWMGDPVAGDITLDPATAESALREAVPSSFEDPVDAGVVFDAAGGGYAITPSAPGTGVDVDGLTAAIVATIADGGKSLEFSGDPAEAAPAVTDEDATTVATSLNTMLGSIGFYIGEERTVPVDPATASTWISVVEEEGELSVVADEAAIQATIDALPAAVNREPVNATNIVDSGGEILRTVAEGANGRTIGDTSSLASDVAAKLEAGEGVFPIEVTETPFESVNLVRKIDVDLSSQTATLIENGAVVRSWAISSGKSATPTDTGNFRVYAHVREQTMKSREPDGSITETPNVPWVTYFNGDEGFHGTYWHNDFGNPRSHGCVNMPIDVAKYVYEWSPVGLEVSVHY, encoded by the coding sequence ATGTTCGTGACCGATCTGATCTCAGCGCAGGATGCGAAGACCGAGAAGCTGACCGAGGCGACCGCCTCCGGCGACCAGCTGCAGAACGGCGCGCCCGGCGACTCCGGCAATGCTCCCACCGACTCCCAGCCGCCGAGCAGCGGCGACCGGGAGCTCGCCTGGGCACCGAACGAGCCCGCTCCCAAGAAGAAGCGTCTCGGCCTGTGGATCGGCCTCGGCATGGGAGCCCTGGCCCTCGGCGCAGGCGCCGCATCGATGATCCTGATCGCCCCGGGCACGACTGTCGCCGGAATCCCCGTCGGCTGGCTCACTCCCGGAGCCGCCGCAGAGACCATCCAGGCTCACGTCGCCGAGACCGAGGTGACTCTCACCGGAGCCGGTGACGACATCGTCCTGACAGGAGCCGACCTCGGTGCCGCGATCGATGCGACCGCGCTCGCCGACGCGGCCTTCGCGGAGCGTCCGCTCTGGAACGTCACCGCATGGATGGGCGATCCCGTCGCCGGGGACATCACTCTCGACCCCGCCACCGCGGAATCCGCGCTGCGCGAGGCAGTGCCCTCAAGCTTCGAAGACCCGGTCGATGCCGGCGTCGTCTTCGACGCCGCGGGCGGAGGCTATGCGATCACGCCTTCGGCACCGGGCACGGGTGTCGACGTCGACGGCCTCACCGCCGCGATCGTCGCGACGATCGCGGACGGCGGGAAGAGCCTCGAGTTCTCCGGAGATCCGGCCGAAGCTGCCCCCGCCGTCACCGACGAGGACGCCACGACCGTTGCCACCTCACTGAACACGATGCTGGGTTCGATCGGCTTCTACATCGGCGAAGAGCGCACGGTCCCCGTCGACCCGGCGACCGCCTCGACCTGGATCTCGGTCGTCGAGGAGGAGGGAGAGCTGAGCGTCGTCGCGGATGAAGCCGCGATCCAAGCGACGATCGACGCCCTTCCCGCAGCCGTCAACCGGGAACCCGTCAACGCGACGAACATCGTCGACTCCGGGGGCGAGATCCTCCGCACCGTCGCCGAAGGCGCCAACGGCCGCACGATCGGCGACACCTCGAGCCTCGCATCCGACGTCGCGGCGAAGCTGGAGGCCGGCGAGGGCGTCTTCCCCATCGAGGTGACCGAGACCCCGTTCGAATCGGTCAACCTGGTCCGCAAGATCGATGTGGACCTGAGCTCTCAGACGGCGACTCTCATCGAGAACGGCGCCGTCGTCCGTTCGTGGGCGATCTCGTCGGGCAAGAGCGCGACGCCCACCGACACCGGCAACTTCCGGGTCTACGCGCATGTGCGCGAGCAGACGATGAAGAGCCGCGAGCCGGACGGGTCGATCACCGAGACGCCGAACGTCCCCTGGGTCACGTACTTCAACGGCGACGAGGGCTTCCACGGCACCTACTGGCACAACGACTTCGGCAACCCGCGCAGCCACGGCTGCGTGAACATGCCGATCGACGTCGCCAAGTACGTCTACGAGTGGTCGCCGGTCGGCCTCGAGGTGTCGGTCCACTACTGA
- a CDS encoding NADP-dependent isocitrate dehydrogenase has protein sequence MTDDAIIYTYTDEAPALATASFLPIIKAFTGQAGIEVETRDISLGGRILAAFPQKLAPEQQVGDSLAELGGLATLPEANIIKLPNISASIPQLKGAIAELQSQGYDIPDFPDEPTSLEEKDVRARYDRIKGSAVNPVLREGNSDRRAPLAVKNYAKKHPHRNKPFAEGSKTRVATLGHDDFKHNERSWVAAHDDVLSFRHTAADGTVTILKEGLKVLPREIIDATFLSAAHLDAFLAETMETAKNDDILYSVHLKATMMKVSDPIIFGHVVRVFFKDVFAQYGDKLAEAGLNPNDGLGSILSGLGGIAGGEEIAAAFDRALAEGPRVSYVNSDKGITNLHVPSDVIVDASMPALVRNGGKLWGEDGGEADTLAVIPDSSYASVYQAVIDDVIANGPLDPATIGTVPNVGLMAQAAEEYGSHDKTFEIAAPGTVQVLDSEGTVLIEHEVGAGDIWRATQTKHIPVMDWVKLAVTRARASGAPAVFWLDANRSHDAQIIAKVHQGLATLDTKGLTITILAPEEATRYTLARMRHGLDTISVTGNVLRDYLTDLFPILEVGTSAKMLSIVPLLAGGGLFETGAGGSAPKHVQQLVEENYLRWDSLGEFFALAASLEHFADRTGNEKARVLAETLDAATGTFLEEDRSPGRALGTIDNRGSHFYLGLYWAQELAAQTKDPELAASFAPIAATLAENEEKIVSELNAVQGKPVEIGGYYRPDDALVEAVMRPSTTLNGIVDALS, from the coding sequence GTGACCGACGACGCCATCATCTACACCTACACGGACGAGGCACCGGCTCTCGCCACAGCCTCCTTCCTGCCGATCATCAAGGCCTTCACGGGGCAGGCGGGCATCGAGGTCGAGACCCGCGACATCTCGCTCGGCGGACGCATCCTCGCCGCATTCCCGCAGAAGCTCGCTCCCGAGCAGCAGGTGGGCGACTCGCTCGCCGAGCTCGGCGGACTCGCGACGCTCCCCGAGGCGAACATCATCAAGCTCCCGAACATCTCGGCCTCGATCCCGCAGCTCAAGGGCGCGATCGCCGAGCTGCAGTCGCAGGGATACGACATCCCCGACTTCCCGGACGAGCCGACCTCCCTCGAGGAGAAGGACGTCCGCGCTCGCTACGACCGCATCAAGGGCTCCGCGGTCAACCCCGTGCTGCGCGAGGGCAACAGCGACCGCCGAGCGCCTCTGGCAGTCAAGAACTACGCCAAGAAGCACCCGCACCGCAACAAGCCGTTCGCGGAGGGCTCGAAGACCCGCGTCGCGACGCTCGGTCACGACGACTTCAAGCACAACGAACGCTCCTGGGTCGCCGCACACGACGACGTCCTGAGCTTCCGCCACACCGCCGCTGACGGCACCGTGACGATTCTGAAGGAGGGGCTGAAGGTCCTTCCGCGCGAGATCATCGACGCCACGTTCCTCTCGGCCGCGCACCTCGACGCCTTCCTCGCCGAGACGATGGAGACGGCGAAGAACGACGACATCCTCTACTCGGTGCACCTCAAGGCCACGATGATGAAGGTCAGCGACCCGATCATCTTCGGGCATGTCGTGAGGGTGTTCTTCAAGGACGTGTTCGCTCAGTACGGTGACAAGCTCGCTGAGGCGGGCCTCAACCCGAACGACGGTCTCGGGTCGATCCTCTCGGGTCTCGGCGGCATCGCCGGCGGCGAGGAGATCGCCGCAGCCTTCGACCGCGCGCTCGCCGAGGGCCCGCGCGTCTCGTACGTGAACTCCGACAAGGGCATCACGAACCTGCACGTGCCCAGCGACGTGATCGTCGACGCCTCCATGCCCGCGCTCGTCCGCAACGGCGGCAAGCTGTGGGGCGAGGATGGCGGCGAGGCCGACACCCTCGCGGTCATCCCGGACTCCTCGTACGCGAGCGTCTACCAGGCCGTCATCGACGATGTGATCGCGAACGGCCCGCTCGACCCCGCCACGATCGGCACCGTGCCGAACGTGGGGCTCATGGCCCAGGCGGCCGAGGAGTACGGCAGCCACGACAAGACCTTCGAGATCGCCGCTCCCGGCACGGTCCAGGTCCTCGACAGCGAGGGCACCGTGCTGATCGAGCACGAGGTCGGCGCCGGCGACATCTGGCGCGCGACGCAGACCAAGCACATTCCGGTCATGGACTGGGTCAAGCTCGCCGTCACGCGCGCTCGCGCCTCGGGAGCGCCCGCGGTGTTCTGGCTGGACGCCAACCGCTCGCACGACGCGCAGATCATCGCCAAGGTGCACCAGGGTCTCGCGACGCTCGACACCAAGGGGCTCACGATCACGATCCTCGCCCCCGAAGAGGCCACCCGCTACACGCTCGCGCGCATGCGTCACGGCCTCGACACCATCTCGGTGACGGGCAACGTGCTGCGTGACTACCTCACCGACCTGTTCCCGATCCTCGAGGTCGGCACCAGCGCCAAGATGCTGTCGATCGTCCCGCTGCTCGCGGGCGGCGGACTGTTCGAGACCGGTGCCGGTGGCTCTGCGCCCAAGCACGTGCAGCAGCTCGTCGAGGAGAACTACCTGCGCTGGGATTCCCTGGGCGAGTTCTTCGCGCTGGCCGCATCGCTCGAGCACTTCGCAGACCGCACGGGCAACGAGAAGGCCCGCGTCCTCGCGGAGACGCTGGACGCTGCGACGGGAACCTTCCTCGAAGAGGACCGCTCTCCTGGTCGCGCTCTCGGCACGATCGACAACCGCGGAAGCCACTTCTACCTGGGGCTCTACTGGGCGCAGGAGCTCGCGGCGCAGACGAAGGACCCCGAGCTCGCGGCGTCGTTCGCGCCGATCGCCGCCACGCTCGCGGAGAACGAGGAGAAGATCGTCTCCGAGCTCAACGCCGTGCAGGGCAAGCCCGTCGAGATCGGCGGCTACTACCGCCCCGACGACGCACTGGTCGAGGCCGTCATGCGCCCGTCCACGACGCTGAACGGCATCGTCGACGCACTGAGCTGA
- a CDS encoding GNAT family N-acetyltransferase, with product MSELRMVELSAATIVAVNNLSLKPGQEQFLAPVSYGIAATVINPQTSWQRVVLEDDQVVGFVSANFDAEAPEEHFRSVLWRINVDAEGQGKGVGRFAVESLLEEARNRGFDHVNVIYEAGEDGPEAFFLRVGFTPVGETEYSEVIAQIRVTS from the coding sequence ATGTCCGAACTGCGCATGGTCGAACTCTCAGCTGCGACGATCGTCGCCGTGAACAACCTGTCGCTGAAGCCCGGACAGGAGCAGTTCCTCGCTCCGGTGTCCTACGGCATCGCGGCGACGGTCATCAACCCGCAGACCTCCTGGCAGCGGGTCGTCCTCGAAGACGATCAGGTCGTCGGGTTCGTCAGCGCCAACTTCGACGCCGAGGCTCCGGAGGAGCATTTCCGTTCGGTGCTGTGGCGCATCAACGTCGACGCTGAAGGCCAGGGCAAGGGCGTCGGCCGCTTCGCGGTCGAGAGCCTGCTCGAGGAGGCCCGCAACCGCGGCTTCGACCACGTCAACGTCATCTACGAGGCCGGAGAAGACGGCCCGGAGGCGTTCTTCCTGCGTGTCGGGTTCACTCCGGTCGGCGAGACCGAGTACTCAGAGGTCATCGCCCAGATCCGCGTCACTTCGTAG
- a CDS encoding LacI family DNA-binding transcriptional regulator, protein MTTIHEVAQAAGVSISTVSYALSGKRPVSEKTRRRIEDAVQTLGYEPDAGARMLAGRRTQIFGLTEPLRADTHAPTHMAFVLAAAVAARRRGYDILLLTDEQASEGMNRVAASNLVDAILVLDVAPDDERAEIARSLRSPTVFIGIPNDADGLTCVDLDFEGTGHLAVDRLADAGHTSVTLLGQTEVSYRKSNFPRRLLLGVQDRAAQRGVDLDWATTGDTTTDASAVRAAAELALSRGVRAFIVHAVGDVHEILLETIAAHGLTVGEDVSVISAAASFDTSSLAVPVDTIPLVPQKSCELAVDLAVRRLEEPGTPAQIHLIPPEYHVAGSIAPARE, encoded by the coding sequence ATGACGACGATTCACGAGGTGGCCCAGGCCGCCGGAGTGTCGATCAGCACGGTCTCCTACGCGCTCAGCGGCAAGCGCCCGGTCTCGGAGAAGACGCGTCGGCGCATCGAGGACGCGGTCCAGACGCTCGGTTACGAGCCCGATGCCGGAGCACGGATGCTGGCTGGCCGCCGCACGCAGATCTTCGGACTCACCGAGCCTCTCCGTGCCGACACCCACGCCCCCACGCACATGGCCTTCGTGCTCGCTGCAGCAGTCGCCGCCCGCCGCCGTGGCTACGACATCCTGCTGCTGACCGACGAGCAGGCATCCGAGGGGATGAACCGCGTCGCCGCGAGCAACCTCGTCGACGCCATCCTCGTGCTCGACGTGGCGCCGGACGACGAGAGAGCGGAGATCGCCCGATCCCTGCGTTCCCCGACCGTCTTCATCGGCATCCCGAACGACGCGGACGGTCTGACCTGCGTCGACCTCGACTTCGAAGGCACAGGGCATCTCGCCGTCGACCGACTGGCCGATGCCGGGCACACCTCCGTCACCCTGCTCGGACAGACCGAGGTCTCGTACCGCAAGTCGAACTTCCCCCGACGACTGCTCCTCGGCGTGCAGGACCGAGCGGCCCAGCGAGGAGTCGACCTCGACTGGGCGACGACCGGAGACACGACGACCGACGCGTCCGCTGTGCGCGCCGCCGCCGAGCTGGCATTGAGCCGCGGCGTCCGTGCGTTCATCGTGCACGCCGTCGGCGATGTGCACGAGATCCTCCTCGAGACGATCGCAGCCCACGGGCTGACGGTCGGCGAGGACGTGTCGGTGATCTCGGCCGCCGCCTCGTTCGACACGTCCTCGCTCGCGGTTCCCGTCGACACGATCCCGCTCGTGCCGCAGAAGTCGTGCGAGCTCGCCGTCGATCTCGCCGTGCGGCGCCTGGAAGAGCCGGGCACGCCCGCCCAGATCCATCTCATCCCCCCCGAGTACCACGTCGCCGGCTCGATCGCCCCCGCCCGGGAGTGA